A single Streptomyces sp. Edi2 DNA region contains:
- a CDS encoding serine hydrolase domain-containing protein: MTHSRLCRAAATAAAAGMFALPIAGVAGCGGPAVPAKPSPSVSTSASPDEVRDITPGVTQQLDTVVQRIMGEANIPGVTVGLWTPDGNYVRSFGLADPSNGQAMSPDLYMRTGSVTKTFTVTALLQLVDRHKVNLNDPIGKYVEGVPNGSKITLRELAGMRSGLFNYSKDEAFYEALTNDPHQPFAPKELLGYAFQHHVLFPPGKKFEYSNTNLILLGLVIEKVTGQQLHDYIKKDVLEPTGLDHTLLPVDATFPTPHAQGYTTQTANGDVQDAADWNPSWAWAAGAMISNLQDLRVWARAVATGKLPDGGDLISPDLQKQRLTTPPTPIPGIGYGLGIFSVQGWIGHNGSLPGYESLVVYLPSARATLVVLLNTDIDHDNQEPTTLFGEEITKIVTPGHVFNLPAEPAAR; the protein is encoded by the coding sequence ATGACGCATTCCCGTTTGTGCCGGGCTGCTGCGACGGCTGCCGCGGCAGGGATGTTCGCACTGCCGATCGCGGGCGTGGCCGGGTGCGGTGGCCCCGCCGTGCCGGCGAAACCGTCGCCGTCCGTTTCCACATCGGCGTCCCCGGACGAGGTCCGTGACATCACCCCTGGCGTGACGCAGCAACTCGACACCGTCGTCCAGCGGATCATGGGGGAGGCGAACATCCCGGGTGTGACCGTGGGACTGTGGACGCCCGACGGTAACTATGTGCGGTCCTTCGGGCTCGCCGACCCGAGCAACGGCCAGGCCATGTCGCCGGATCTGTACATGCGGACCGGGAGCGTGACAAAGACGTTCACCGTGACGGCGCTGCTGCAGTTGGTCGACCGGCACAAGGTGAACCTGAACGATCCGATCGGGAAGTACGTCGAAGGCGTACCCAACGGAAGCAAGATTACCCTGCGCGAGCTGGCTGGGATGCGCAGCGGCCTGTTCAACTACTCCAAGGACGAGGCCTTCTACGAGGCGCTGACGAACGACCCACACCAGCCGTTCGCCCCGAAGGAGTTGCTCGGCTACGCCTTCCAGCACCATGTGCTGTTCCCGCCGGGAAAGAAGTTCGAGTACTCCAATACCAACCTCATCCTGCTCGGCCTCGTCATCGAGAAGGTCACCGGTCAGCAACTGCACGACTACATCAAGAAGGACGTCCTTGAACCGACCGGCCTGGACCACACGCTCCTGCCGGTCGACGCCACGTTCCCGACCCCGCACGCGCAGGGATACACGACCCAGACCGCGAACGGCGACGTCCAGGACGCGGCCGACTGGAACCCTTCATGGGCCTGGGCGGCCGGCGCGATGATCTCCAATCTGCAGGACCTGCGCGTATGGGCGCGTGCGGTGGCCACGGGCAAACTGCCCGACGGCGGCGACCTGATCAGTCCCGACCTGCAGAAGCAGCGGCTCACCACACCCCCGACCCCCATCCCGGGCATCGGGTATGGCCTCGGCATCTTCAGCGTCCAGGGGTGGATCGGGCACAACGGTTCGCTGCCGGGCTACGAGTCCCTGGTGGTCTATCTGCCGTCGGCACGGGCGACCCTCGTCGTCCTGTTGAACACCGACATCGACCATGACAACCAGGAGCCCACCACGCTTTTCGGCGAGGAGATCACGAAGATCGTCACGCCGGGCCACGTCTTCAACCTGCCCGCGGAGCCCGCGGCCAGGTAG
- a CDS encoding nuclear transport factor 2 family protein, with amino-acid sequence MDGQPRRGRGRGTNVLVNHAGTWQMLHEHLSA; translated from the coding sequence ATTGACGGCCAGCCGCGACGGGGAAGAGGCCGCGGCACCAACGTGCTCGTCAACCACGCCGGAACCTGGCAGATGCTTCACGAACACCTCAGCGCATAA
- a CDS encoding NADP-dependent oxidoreductase: MKAIVATDQGAEAAGIRLAERPEPTPAINDVVVEVHASGFVPAEWEWPSTWVDRSGHDRAQAIIGHEFAGVVISLGYGTTGLSLGQRVFGITDWHRDGTLAEYAAVEARNLAPLPGAVDFTVGASLPISGLTAWQGLFQHGRLQAGQSVLAHGAAGAVGSVVTQLAREFGAYVIGTGRGPDRQAALDFGANEFLALDDDDLEDIGGVDLVFDVIGGDIQRRSASIIRPGGTLVSVVGPAETRPVDGLAVDFVVESVPSQLVEIVDRVRDGRLRTHIGTVATLDDAVPALNPTERRKGKTVIRVRP, encoded by the coding sequence ATGAAGGCAATCGTCGCGACTGATCAGGGCGCGGAAGCGGCCGGGATCAGGCTGGCGGAGCGGCCTGAGCCGACGCCGGCGATCAACGACGTCGTCGTTGAAGTCCATGCGTCGGGCTTCGTCCCGGCAGAGTGGGAGTGGCCCTCGACGTGGGTCGATCGCTCCGGTCACGACCGCGCCCAGGCGATCATCGGCCACGAGTTCGCCGGAGTGGTCATCTCCCTCGGCTACGGCACGACGGGACTCTCGCTGGGCCAGCGGGTGTTCGGGATCACGGACTGGCACCGCGATGGAACCCTGGCCGAGTACGCGGCCGTGGAGGCACGCAACCTCGCGCCGCTGCCCGGGGCCGTCGACTTCACGGTGGGTGCGAGCCTGCCGATCTCCGGCCTGACCGCATGGCAAGGCCTGTTCCAGCACGGTCGTCTTCAGGCGGGGCAGAGCGTCCTCGCACACGGCGCCGCTGGCGCGGTCGGATCTGTGGTGACGCAGCTCGCCCGGGAGTTCGGCGCCTACGTCATCGGTACCGGGCGGGGGCCGGACCGTCAGGCGGCGCTCGACTTCGGCGCGAACGAGTTCCTCGCCCTCGACGACGACGATCTCGAAGACATCGGAGGGGTCGACCTGGTCTTCGATGTCATCGGTGGTGACATCCAGAGGCGCTCGGCGAGCATCATCCGGCCTGGCGGGACGCTGGTGTCGGTGGTCGGGCCTGCTGAGACTCGCCCTGTCGACGGTCTCGCGGTCGACTTCGTCGTCGAGTCCGTTCCGAGTCAGCTGGTGGAGATCGTCGACCGGGTGCGGGACGGGCGCCTTCGCACGCACATTGGAACCGTCGCGACCCTCGACGACGCCGTCCCCGCGCTCAACCCGACCGAGCGGCGCAAGGGCAAGACCGTCATTCGCGTGCGCCCCTGA
- a CDS encoding NocE yields MKRLRRQTAVRLCTALAFGATLIPLSSPQAQASDPPPKGAAQWQQPQTQDVDKPTAIDTKDRTSILGKNYTSSKDTAFTTSGDGTGLHLLTANARDGYAWKTAATLSEDGFDTDAWIGNACVTGSGKYAAVAYAPRTFTNKPELMVRGAFTAVVNLATGKVTKLPYQATLAYFSPGCGIGDSAVFSQLSHDGDKKQQTRLIAVDAATGKTTRPVTYPGQVVSAIPTSHGIIAAHGKDLVKAAAGKLTTLAVGNNTPFQIKTDADGGLTYIDRTADTVKKNSISSARHLTSAQITKGRSTPVTLASGKLSAWDLDASASGTVVITGKATTKRALPKTVKNPGKIAMGARISTHGQAAVTTAWAEGKDSRIRPEEALSERTARTTLHILASGKNVTLDAHPDAARQDAGSAGKAPSPALPSGKKATSLSTQTARAQALGAGSPTDPVENDRTCSVPRNNYKKQAFQPTPRQVEWAVDQAVVGKLNITRSANWKNTGMGSYSPQGLFPGFVLSGDPNHKLDPEDASNNDHWHIPAQILLGITAQESNMWQATRYAVPGVTANSLIGNYYGIKYSADGDQLDPWKIDWSKADCGYGITQATDGMRLPDKGQTTKTPLEQEAIALDYAANIAAGAQILSEKWNDTYDAGLTLNDGKPQWIENWVFALWAYNSGFHPKGQETHWGLGWTNNPANPLWKSNRVPFLESAADPSKDDYSHAAHPQDWPYEEKVIGWAARPISALFAPGDFQAGYRPAWWNTNGSRHDSKPPVDLFCDTSNACNPGKIGEGDSNDAGKGACTLDTGDDKSNPHWLHCWWNKAAPQWKDCGGLFPECGNAVHRFNTTYPEQPDGSAYPPRCSHGLPSGSLVIDDLPAGAIPAGDGSRLCGAISSHGTFKFSFPEWNGAFPSKIDTHQIGAGYQNHFYFAHTRQPESYPGNAGRMKATGTWTLNQNIGGWARAYVHIPDHGAHTRQASYEVGGADSSSSTTRVVQQRIGKNTWVPLGVFNFTGKPSISLSNFTKDGTGNEDVAWDAVAFQPLPKKPADFVVAMGDSFSSGEGASDGNANYYPETNYRDAQNKSARDACHRSDKAWSRQAKLPRAGKSIGELADGRDASLDYHMVACSGARTYNITKKNEYGELPQLDSGYLDKNTTLVTISIGGNDSRFTPIIQACILAGDNNCADSPFKDHDEDIDATPNENRDGRYQDKPMKEAVPGLISDLVRTDITSALQKIHEKAPNAKITLVGYPELIAGDASCIKLNVLLPYGISPQSNIWLKSVAKTLATQMEGAAADAKAKGITVQYANPISEFSGKGICGDPESIHGIVLKTVDSDEPKIDFPLLGEYGLSAQSFHPKIGGARLYANVLERSLNGWY; encoded by the coding sequence GTGAAACGATTAAGACGGCAGACCGCCGTGCGCCTGTGCACGGCCCTGGCCTTCGGGGCCACACTGATACCCCTGTCCTCACCCCAGGCGCAAGCCTCCGATCCACCCCCCAAGGGCGCGGCTCAGTGGCAGCAGCCCCAAACCCAGGACGTCGACAAGCCCACCGCCATCGACACCAAGGACCGCACCAGCATCCTCGGCAAGAATTACACGTCCTCCAAGGACACCGCGTTCACCACCTCCGGTGACGGAACCGGCCTCCACCTGCTGACCGCCAACGCCAGGGACGGCTACGCGTGGAAGACCGCAGCCACCTTGTCCGAGGACGGCTTCGACACCGACGCCTGGATCGGTAACGCCTGCGTCACCGGATCCGGGAAGTACGCCGCCGTCGCCTACGCCCCGCGCACCTTCACCAACAAGCCCGAGCTGATGGTGCGCGGCGCGTTCACCGCTGTCGTCAACCTGGCCACCGGCAAGGTCACCAAGCTGCCCTATCAGGCGACACTGGCCTACTTCTCCCCCGGCTGCGGAATCGGTGACAGCGCCGTTTTCTCCCAGCTCTCGCATGACGGCGACAAGAAGCAGCAGACCCGCCTGATCGCCGTCGACGCGGCCACCGGGAAGACCACCCGGCCCGTCACCTACCCGGGTCAGGTTGTCTCCGCCATCCCCACCAGCCACGGCATCATCGCCGCGCACGGCAAGGATCTCGTCAAGGCCGCGGCCGGCAAGCTCACCACCCTGGCAGTCGGCAACAACACTCCATTCCAGATCAAGACCGACGCGGACGGCGGCCTCACCTACATCGACCGCACCGCCGACACCGTCAAGAAGAACTCCATCAGCAGCGCCCGGCATCTGACCTCCGCGCAGATCACCAAGGGGCGTTCCACGCCGGTCACTCTCGCCAGCGGAAAACTCTCCGCCTGGGACCTGGACGCCTCAGCGAGCGGCACGGTGGTCATCACCGGGAAGGCCACCACCAAGAGAGCGCTGCCGAAGACGGTCAAGAACCCCGGCAAGATCGCCATGGGCGCCCGAATCTCCACCCATGGCCAGGCTGCGGTCACCACCGCATGGGCGGAGGGCAAAGACAGCCGGATCCGGCCCGAGGAAGCGCTGAGCGAACGCACCGCCCGCACCACACTGCACATCCTGGCCAGCGGGAAGAACGTCACCTTGGACGCCCACCCCGACGCTGCACGCCAGGACGCGGGCAGTGCGGGGAAGGCGCCCTCCCCCGCACTGCCCTCAGGCAAGAAAGCCACCAGCCTGTCCACGCAGACCGCACGCGCACAGGCCCTGGGCGCCGGCTCGCCCACCGACCCGGTCGAAAACGACCGCACGTGCTCCGTACCGCGCAACAACTACAAAAAGCAGGCGTTCCAGCCCACACCCCGCCAGGTCGAATGGGCTGTGGACCAGGCCGTTGTCGGCAAGCTGAACATCACCCGCTCCGCGAACTGGAAAAACACCGGCATGGGAAGCTACAGCCCCCAGGGCCTCTTCCCCGGCTTCGTACTCTCCGGTGACCCCAACCACAAACTCGACCCCGAAGACGCCAGCAACAACGACCACTGGCACATCCCCGCGCAGATCCTCCTCGGGATCACCGCGCAGGAATCCAACATGTGGCAGGCCACCCGCTACGCCGTGCCCGGCGTCACCGCCAACTCGCTCATCGGCAACTACTACGGCATCAAGTACAGCGCCGACGGCGACCAGCTCGACCCGTGGAAAATCGACTGGTCGAAGGCCGACTGCGGCTACGGCATCACCCAGGCCACCGACGGCATGCGTCTTCCCGACAAGGGACAGACCACCAAGACGCCCCTCGAACAGGAAGCCATCGCGCTGGACTACGCCGCCAACATCGCGGCCGGAGCACAGATCCTGTCCGAGAAGTGGAACGACACCTACGACGCGGGCCTGACCCTCAACGACGGCAAGCCCCAGTGGATCGAAAACTGGGTCTTCGCGCTGTGGGCCTACAACTCCGGTTTCCACCCCAAGGGCCAGGAAACCCACTGGGGTCTGGGCTGGACCAACAACCCGGCCAACCCGCTGTGGAAGTCCAACCGAGTCCCCTTCCTGGAAAGCGCCGCAGACCCCTCGAAGGACGACTACAGCCACGCTGCCCACCCCCAGGACTGGCCGTACGAGGAGAAGGTCATCGGCTGGGCCGCACGTCCCATCTCCGCGCTCTTCGCCCCCGGCGACTTCCAGGCCGGCTACCGTCCCGCCTGGTGGAACACCAACGGCTCCAGGCACGACTCCAAACCACCCGTCGACCTGTTCTGCGACACGTCCAACGCCTGTAACCCTGGCAAGATCGGCGAAGGCGATTCCAACGACGCGGGAAAGGGCGCCTGCACGCTGGATACAGGGGACGACAAGTCCAACCCGCACTGGCTGCACTGCTGGTGGAACAAAGCCGCACCCCAGTGGAAAGACTGCGGCGGGCTGTTTCCGGAATGCGGTAACGCCGTCCACCGTTTCAACACCACCTATCCCGAACAGCCCGATGGCAGCGCCTACCCGCCGCGCTGTTCCCATGGCCTCCCCTCGGGGAGCCTCGTCATCGACGACCTCCCGGCGGGCGCCATCCCAGCAGGCGACGGGTCACGACTCTGCGGTGCGATCTCCTCACATGGCACGTTCAAGTTCTCCTTCCCTGAGTGGAACGGCGCCTTCCCGTCCAAGATCGACACCCATCAGATCGGGGCCGGGTACCAGAACCACTTCTACTTCGCGCACACCCGCCAGCCTGAGTCCTACCCAGGCAACGCCGGGCGGATGAAGGCCACCGGCACCTGGACCCTGAACCAGAACATCGGCGGCTGGGCGCGGGCCTACGTGCACATCCCCGACCACGGGGCCCATACCCGCCAGGCTTCCTACGAAGTCGGTGGGGCCGACTCCTCCTCCAGCACCACCCGCGTCGTCCAGCAGCGCATCGGCAAGAACACCTGGGTCCCTCTGGGGGTCTTCAACTTCACCGGCAAGCCCAGCATCTCCTTGAGCAACTTCACCAAGGACGGCACCGGAAACGAAGACGTCGCCTGGGATGCCGTTGCCTTCCAGCCACTCCCGAAGAAGCCTGCCGACTTCGTGGTGGCCATGGGCGACTCCTTCTCCTCCGGCGAAGGCGCCTCGGACGGGAACGCCAACTATTACCCGGAGACCAACTACCGGGACGCGCAGAACAAGTCGGCCCGTGACGCCTGCCACCGCTCCGACAAGGCGTGGTCGCGTCAGGCGAAACTGCCAAGGGCCGGCAAGTCCATCGGGGAGCTGGCCGACGGACGGGATGCGTCACTCGACTACCACATGGTGGCCTGCTCCGGTGCACGCACCTACAACATCACCAAGAAGAATGAGTACGGGGAACTTCCCCAACTCGACTCGGGCTACCTCGACAAGAACACGACCTTGGTGACCATCTCGATCGGTGGCAACGACTCCCGGTTCACTCCGATCATCCAGGCGTGCATCCTCGCTGGGGACAACAACTGCGCTGACAGCCCCTTCAAGGACCACGACGAGGACATCGACGCCACCCCGAACGAGAACCGTGACGGCAGATATCAGGACAAGCCCATGAAGGAAGCCGTCCCCGGTTTGATCTCCGACCTGGTCCGCACCGACATTACTTCCGCCCTGCAGAAGATTCACGAGAAGGCGCCCAACGCGAAGATCACGCTCGTGGGTTACCCGGAGCTGATCGCCGGGGATGCGAGCTGCATCAAGCTCAATGTGCTCCTGCCGTATGGCATCTCACCGCAGTCGAACATATGGCTCAAGAGTGTGGCCAAAACGCTGGCGACGCAGATGGAAGGAGCGGCGGCGGACGCGAAGGCAAAGGGTATCACCGTCCAGTACGCCAACCCCATCTCCGAGTTCTCCGGAAAGGGAATCTGCGGTGATCCGGAGTCGATCCACGGCATCGTTTTGAAGACGGTCGACAGCGACGAACCGAAGATCGACTTCCCTCTCCTCGGGGAGTACGGCCTGTCGGCCCAGTCCTTCCACCCCAAGATCGGCGGCGCACGCCTGTACGCCAACGTCCTGGAGAGGAGCCTGAACGGTTGGTATTGA
- a CDS encoding phage tail tip lysozyme has protein sequence MNGKFSNIEARHLAADADCPGRGLGHAPAAVAVVPSAGDWTQVGTDDRMRYCMRQLVDRYGFPPAGAAGIVGNLWAESAILPNRIEGSSPSTPMRAKNFAGVTTNFTAAQIMDRKSPHQGPKLPGAGLAQWTSPSRRSGLFRHVYNGAARGADVLFNMDAQLDYLEHELRTSYSGVHQVLSSQVVSVEAASDEVVYNYEIPGAILSGHSKLPRADARVQTVFKQRRSPSNRALTAYQSGGGPAGPAAFEPFPGESFFHTGRKSPIIAAMHHRLVAEGCNRYQSSVNADVWGPGDVQSYAAWQEKLGFEGDDANGTPGKNSWDKLQVPNV, from the coding sequence ATGAACGGCAAATTTTCGAACATCGAAGCAAGGCATCTTGCAGCCGATGCCGACTGTCCCGGTCGCGGACTGGGACACGCGCCCGCCGCGGTCGCGGTGGTTCCGTCGGCTGGCGACTGGACACAGGTCGGAACCGACGACCGCATGCGTTACTGCATGAGACAACTCGTCGACCGGTACGGTTTTCCGCCCGCAGGCGCCGCCGGGATCGTCGGGAACTTGTGGGCAGAGTCGGCCATTCTGCCGAATCGCATCGAGGGCAGCTCGCCGTCCACCCCGATGCGAGCGAAGAACTTCGCCGGAGTAACCACGAATTTCACAGCCGCCCAAATCATGGATCGGAAATCACCTCATCAGGGGCCCAAGCTACCCGGCGCCGGCCTCGCCCAGTGGACTTCGCCCTCTCGGCGGTCGGGGCTTTTCAGGCACGTTTACAACGGAGCTGCGCGCGGGGCGGATGTCCTGTTCAACATGGATGCCCAACTGGACTATCTCGAGCACGAATTGCGTACGAGCTACTCCGGAGTCCATCAGGTCCTTTCCAGCCAGGTGGTGTCGGTTGAGGCTGCAAGCGACGAAGTCGTTTACAACTACGAAATTCCGGGGGCCATTCTCAGCGGCCACAGCAAACTGCCACGCGCCGACGCCCGCGTGCAGACGGTCTTCAAGCAACGCCGCTCACCATCGAACAGGGCACTGACCGCCTACCAGTCAGGTGGCGGCCCCGCCGGTCCCGCCGCCTTCGAGCCGTTCCCTGGTGAGTCGTTCTTCCACACGGGACGGAAATCGCCGATCATCGCCGCAATGCACCATCGGCTCGTCGCCGAAGGCTGCAACCGGTACCAGTCGAGCGTCAACGCCGACGTATGGGGCCCGGGCGATGTGCAGTCCTACGCCGCCTGGCAGGAGAAGCTCGGCTTCGAAGGCGACGATGCCAACGGCACCCCCGGCAAGAACAGTTGGGACAAGCTGCAGGTCCCCAACGTCTGA
- a CDS encoding substrate-binding domain-containing protein has product MVEHQKFGDRAIPDYVCGDTDSGWGHPGIVSHRAFHGAGSVSAPGSAGLGNQAGDRCATGVLDAFLRAGVPVPDEMSVAGFDDSRLARRAPIDLTTVGQDIPRLAELAVGRAIARMEAEAAPGPETVIVPRLVVHATTAAPRRALS; this is encoded by the coding sequence GTGGTCGAACACCAGAAATTCGGGGACCGCGCGATCCCGGATTACGTATGCGGCGACACGGATTCTGGGTGGGGTCATCCCGGCATTGTCAGTCATCGTGCCTTTCATGGCGCCGGGAGCGTATCGGCTCCAGGTTCCGCCGGCCTCGGTAACCAGGCGGGTGACCGCTGTGCGACGGGCGTCCTCGACGCCTTCCTGCGCGCCGGTGTCCCCGTCCCCGACGAGATGTCCGTGGCCGGCTTCGACGACAGCCGCCTGGCCCGCCGCGCCCCCATCGACCTGACCACTGTCGGACAGGACATCCCGCGCCTGGCGGAACTCGCCGTCGGCCGGGCCATCGCCCGGATGGAGGCGGAGGCGGCGCCGGGCCCCGAGACCGTCATCGTGCCGCGACTCGTGGTCCACGCGACCACGGCGGCGCCGCGCCGGGCCCTGTCGTAA
- a CDS encoding FG-GAP-like repeat-containing protein, with the protein MVSGAVGAAFVAAAAGGAMAAVTDGNGRGQDQPSTSAAKRSKITQGDLDGDGHADLGVGAPEGTVSGKSKAGYVGVTYGAKGGVDTKRHSTLTQASAGVPGTPEAKDGFGSAVVRGDVDGDGYADLIVAANNEAIGSTTQAGSVTVVFGSKSGLSGDAIAFHAPKVAANAHFGDQIAVGDHNKDGLSDIAISDGAKVQLVKGAKNLRETATPKMTSVTPPGGGVSVEHLASGDINGDGYADLVTVASQDSPSDEGTLGVLPGSSGGLKKTPLGKDIPLPFAQYRPVVGDINGDGKEDVVTDTGFSDGPQEQKLRTYPGTADGLDSDKPVDWKGKAQEGEAIRLADFDGDGHDDLVVSNTGAEAPGGYNNAGAINVLKGTENWLTDQGAQTFSLDTEGVPGSMEGNDKFGASVSPADYNGDGKADLAVGIPNRTEGVGAAALLYAGTDGLSAKDSSLIDPSDLGSPATKGRFGTELTNPAK; encoded by the coding sequence ATGGTGTCAGGCGCTGTGGGCGCCGCCTTTGTCGCGGCCGCGGCCGGCGGCGCCATGGCAGCAGTGACGGACGGCAACGGGCGGGGCCAGGACCAGCCTTCCACGAGTGCTGCAAAGCGGAGCAAGATCACCCAGGGCGACCTCGACGGCGACGGCCACGCCGACCTCGGCGTGGGAGCGCCTGAGGGCACGGTCTCCGGGAAGTCCAAGGCGGGCTACGTGGGCGTGACCTACGGCGCCAAGGGTGGCGTCGACACCAAGCGGCACAGCACGCTGACGCAGGCCAGCGCGGGCGTGCCCGGCACCCCGGAGGCCAAGGACGGCTTCGGCTCGGCCGTGGTGCGTGGCGACGTGGACGGGGACGGTTACGCCGACCTGATCGTCGCTGCGAACAACGAGGCCATCGGCAGCACTACGCAGGCCGGTTCCGTCACGGTCGTCTTCGGCTCCAAGAGCGGTCTGTCCGGCGACGCCATCGCCTTCCACGCGCCGAAGGTCGCTGCCAACGCGCACTTCGGCGACCAGATAGCCGTGGGCGACCACAACAAGGACGGCCTCAGCGACATCGCCATCTCCGACGGCGCGAAGGTACAGCTCGTCAAGGGCGCGAAGAACCTGCGGGAGACCGCGACCCCGAAGATGACCAGCGTCACCCCACCCGGCGGCGGCGTCAGCGTCGAGCACCTGGCCTCCGGCGACATCAACGGGGACGGCTACGCCGATCTCGTCACCGTCGCCTCCCAGGACTCGCCCTCCGACGAGGGCACGCTCGGCGTGCTGCCCGGCTCATCCGGAGGCCTGAAGAAGACGCCGCTGGGCAAGGACATCCCACTGCCGTTCGCGCAGTACCGCCCCGTGGTAGGCGACATCAACGGCGACGGGAAGGAGGACGTCGTCACGGACACCGGCTTCTCGGACGGTCCGCAAGAGCAGAAGCTGCGCACCTACCCCGGCACCGCCGACGGGCTCGACTCCGACAAGCCGGTGGACTGGAAGGGCAAGGCGCAGGAGGGTGAGGCTATCCGGCTCGCCGACTTCGACGGCGACGGCCACGACGACCTGGTGGTCAGCAACACCGGCGCCGAGGCGCCCGGGGGCTATAACAACGCCGGTGCCATCAACGTGCTCAAGGGCACCGAGAACTGGCTGACCGACCAGGGGGCGCAGACCTTCTCGCTCGACACCGAGGGCGTCCCTGGCTCCATGGAGGGCAACGACAAGTTCGGTGCCTCCGTCTCGCCGGCCGATTACAACGGTGACGGGAAGGCGGACCTGGCCGTGGGCATCCCGAACCGCACCGAGGGAGTCGGCGCGGCGGCCCTGCTGTACGCGGGCACCGACGGGCTGAGCGCCAAGGACTCGTCACTCATCGACCCGAGTGACCTGGGTTCCCCGGCGACGAAGGGCCGCTTCGGCACGGAGCTGACGAACCCGGCGAAGTAG
- a CDS encoding IS5 family transposase (programmed frameshift) produces MGSGRWGWIVPDGLWELARPLLPAARVRPQGGGVANIDDEAVFAAIIYVLVSGCAWRALPPCFGASKSTVHRRFAIWSRAGVWGRLHQKVLQLLDEQNLVDLSRAVLDSAHVRAKKGAHFAGPSPVDRGKPGSKMHVLSDANGLPLRVALSAANIHDSLALKPMLSHFHMGHESHAADSKPARLHADKAYDIPHLRRWLWGKRIGIRIARKGIDSSERLGRRRWVIERTMSWLTGYRRLNHRYERKPGNYLAFLGLASALCCYKRFLKLTM; encoded by the exons ATGGGGAGTGGACGGTGGGGATGGATCGTTCCGGACGGCTTGTGGGAGTTGGCAAGACCGTTGCTGCCGGCGGCGCGGGTTCGTCCGCAGGGCGGCGGGGTCGCGAACATCGATGATGAGGCGGTGTTTGCCGCGATCATCTACGTCCTGGTCAGCGGCTGTGCCTGGCGGGCGTTGCCGCCGTGCTTCGGAGCGTCGAAGTCGACCGTGCACCGCCGCTTCGCCATCTGGTCTCGTGCCGGGGTCTGGGGCCGACTGCATCAGAAGGTTCTCCAGCTTCTGGATGAGCAGAACCTGGTCGACCTGTCCCGTGCGGTCCTCGATTCCGCCCACGTGAGGGCTAAAAAGGGGGCGCACT TTGCAGGCCCGAGCCCCGTGGACCGAGGTAAGCCCGGTTCCAAGATGCATGTCCTGTCCGACGCGAACGGACTGCCCCTACGGGTCGCGCTCTCCGCGGCCAACATCCACGACAGCCTCGCTCTGAAGCCGATGCTGTCCCATTTCCACATGGGACACGAATCCCACGCGGCCGACTCCAAACCCGCGCGCCTTCATGCAGACAAGGCGTACGACATCCCTCACCTGCGGCGTTGGCTGTGGGGCAAACGCATCGGCATCCGTATCGCCCGCAAGGGCATCGACTCCAGCGAGCGGCTCGGCCGTCGCAGGTGGGTCATCGAACGCACCATGTCCTGGCTGACCGGCTACCGCCGCCTCAACCACCGCTACGAGCGGAAACCAGGCAACTACCTGGCCTTTCTCGGACTGGCATCCGCTCTCTGCTGCTACAAGCGGTTCCTCAAACTGACCATGTAG
- a CDS encoding NUDIX domain-containing protein has protein sequence MTPPRIRVAAYVIRDRAVPEFLVFDHTGMPEAGTQVPAGGVKSGEGLEEAVLREVAEETGLLRAAVVRQIAVEDKPHPDTGQPRRTSFFFLQAPADTSDAWDHHVHGDGDDAGLTFACRFLPLPLKQPLADDQDTWLGHIDPRWTTVTSDSQ, from the coding sequence ATGACCCCACCCAGAATCCGTGTCGCCGCATACGTAATCCGGGATCGCGCGGTCCCCGAATTTCTGGTGTTCGACCACACCGGCATGCCGGAGGCCGGCACCCAAGTCCCTGCGGGAGGAGTCAAATCAGGCGAAGGACTGGAAGAAGCGGTCCTTCGAGAGGTCGCCGAGGAGACCGGTCTGCTGAGAGCCGCCGTGGTCCGGCAGATCGCCGTGGAGGACAAGCCCCATCCCGACACGGGTCAGCCACGACGAACCAGCTTCTTCTTCCTCCAGGCACCAGCAGACACCTCCGATGCGTGGGACCACCACGTCCACGGCGACGGAGACGACGCCGGCCTCACCTTTGCCTGCCGGTTCCTCCCCCTTCCCCTGAAGCAACCACTGGCCGACGACCAAGACACATGGCTGGGCCACATCGACCCGCGCTGGACCACCGTGACCAGCGACAGTCAGTAA